Proteins encoded within one genomic window of Oryza glaberrima chromosome 12, OglaRS2, whole genome shotgun sequence:
- the LOC127757097 gene encoding uncharacterized protein LOC127757097: MAGSKQRVVAVIMVGGPTKGTRFRLLSLNVPKPLFPLAGQPMVHHPISACRRIPNLAQIYLVGFYEEREFALYVSSISNELRVPVRLASR, encoded by the exons ATGGCTGGCTCCAAGCAGCGGGTCGTCGCCGTCATCATGGTCGGCGGGCCGACCAAAG GGACAAGGTTCCGGCTGCTGTCGCTGAACGTGCCCAAGCCGCTGTTCCCGCTCGCTGGCCAGCCCATGGTGCACCACCCAATCTCCGCGTGCCGCCGC ATCCCCAACCTGGCGCAGATATACCTCGTCGGGTTCTACGAGGAGCGGGAGTTCGCGCTCTACGTCTCCTCGATCTCCAACGAGCTCAGGGTCCCCGTCAGGTTAGCCTCGCGAtga
- the LOC127757086 gene encoding cation/H(+) antiporter 15-like, with protein MAGANASTVKPVVAACYDNNLVNSQGMFLGDEPLRFALPLLLVQVSIILTLSAAAHHVLRRLGQCRFVTHMLVGIFLGPSVLGRNPHLRTALFSERGTYILESVSLVALILFLFSMAVKTDLTLLRRPTARALAVGLAGSLVPLAVTLPVFHALSPSLPADLRGSSLITELAVRLSLSSFPVVADALAELDLLNSELGRVALNASLITDVTSWFLRACFAAAFLVTQAKSPLFTAKVLASFAAFVLFVFFVARPAGRHIARKRTPPGDLLSEGSFVLVVISALLSALVTDVIGFKFMIGPMMLGLALPGGMPIGATLTERLDSFFIALFLPVYMALAGYRTDLAELGMIGVSADHEEKFCALELFVALCVAGKMVGCVAAGLFFSMPFREATVLALMLNIRGIVEVAAINNWGDTMKATAEHYSTLTLSMVVITAVATPLIKLLYDPSGRFARAKRRTMEGSRPNAELRVMACLFSEDHAAPLLDLIEASGSSRDAPVSLIVLHLTELVGHAASVLKPHRKSRSSCGNPTPSDRIVNAFRYFEQQAPLGAVTVSPYVVASPYSSMQHDVCLLAHSRKANLILLPFHKSSDGARSTANNAIRGINRSVMQYAPCSVGILIDHGVAAGSACATASNSTLQRVALYFLGGADDREALAYVARIAECGVVVVTVVRLKLRDWVGMGGREEMRDEEALQEFWQRYSSAGVERVAYVEKTVEDGEGTASVVRAMSDKFDLLVVGRREGGGDGAEGSSAAALTSGLSEWSECPELGVLGDMLASADFAAKVSILVVQQQAATRNDDDY; from the coding sequence ATGGCGGGTGCAAACGCGTCGACGGTgaagccggtggtggcggcgtgctACGACAACAACCTGGTGAACTCGCAGGGGATGTTCCTGGGCGACGAGCCGCTGCGCTTCGCCCTCCCGCTCCTCCTGGTGCAGGTCTCCATCATCCtcaccctctccgccgccgcccaccacgtcctccgccgcctcggccagTGCCGCTTCGTGACCCACATGCTCGTCGGCATCTTCCTCGGCCCCTCCGTCCTCGGCCGCAACCCCCACCTCCGCACCGCCCTCTTCTCCGAGCGCGGCACCTACATCCTCGAGAGCGTCTCCCTCGTCGccctcatcctcttcctcttctccatgGCCGTCAAGACCGACCTcaccctcctccgccgccccaccgcccgcgccctcgccgtcggcctcgccggctCCCTCGTCCCCCTCGCCGTCACCCTCCCCGTCTTCCACGCCCTCagcccctccctccccgccgaCCTCCGCGGCTCCTCCCTCATCACCGAGCTCGCCgtccgcctctccctctcctccttccccgtcgtcgccgacgccctcgCCGAGCTCGACCTCCTCAACTCCGAGCTCGGCCGCGTCGCCCTCAACGCCTCCCTCATCACCGACGTCACCTCATGGTTCCTCCGCgcctgcttcgccgccgccttcctcgtcACCCAGGCCAAGTCCCCGCTCTTCACCGCCAAGGTCctcgcctccttcgccgccttcgtcctcttcgtcttcttcgtcgcccgccccgccggccgccacatCGCCCGCAAGCGCACCCCGCCCGGGGACCTCCTCTCCGAGGGCTCCttcgtcctcgtcgtcatctCCGCGCTGCTCTCCGCGCTCGTCACCGACGTCATCGGCTTCAAGTTCATGATCGGCCCCATGATGCTGGGCCTCGCGCTCCCCGGCGGCATGCCCATCGGCGCCACCCTCACGGAGCGCCTCGACTCCTTCTTCATCGCGCTCTTCCTCCCGGTCTACATGGCGCTCGCCGGCTACCGCACCGACCTGGCGGAGCTGGGCATGATCGGCGTCAGCGCGGACCACGAGGAGAAGTTCTGCGCGCTGGAGCTGTTCGTGGCGCTGTGCGTGGCGGGCAAGATGGTGGGGTGCGTCGCGGCGGGGCTCTTCTTCTCCATGCCGTTCCGGGAGGCCACCGTGCTGGCGCTGATGCTCAACATCCGGGGCATCGTGGAGGTGGCCGCCATCAACAACTGGGGGGACACGAtgaaggcgacggcggagcACTACTCGACGCTGACGCTGTCGATGGTGGTGAtcacggcggtggcgacgccgcTGATCAAGCTGCTGTACGACCCGTCGGGGAGGTTCGCGCGGGCGAAGCGGCGGACCATGGAGGGGTCGCGGCCCAACGCGGAGCTGCGGGTGATGGCGTGCCTCTTCAGCGAGGACCacgcggcgccgctgctggaCCTGATCGAGGCGTCGGGGTCGTCGCGCGACGCCCCCGTGTCGCTGATCGTGCTCCACCTGACGGAGCTGGTGGGGCACGCGGCGTCCGTGCTGAAGCCGCACAGGAAGTCCCGGAGCAGCTGCGGCAACCCGACGCCGTCAGACCGCATCGTGAACGCGTTCCGCTACTTCGAGCAGCAGGCGCCGCTGGGGGCGGTGACGGTGAGCCCGTACGTGGTGGCGTCGCCGTACAGCAGCATGCAGCACGACGTGTGCCTCCTGGCGCACAGCCGCAAGGCCAACCTCATCCTGCTCCCCTTCCACAAGTCCTCGGACGGCGCCCGGAGCACCGCCAACAACGCCATCCGCGGCATCAACCGGTCGGTGATGCAGTACGCGCCGTGCTCGGTGGGCATCCTGATCGACCacggggtggcggcggggtcggcgtGCGCCACGGCATCCAACAGCACGCTGCAGCGGGTGGCGCTCTACTTCctgggcggcgccgacgaccggGAGGCGCTGGCGTACGTGGCGCGGATTGCGGAgtgcggcgtggtggtggtgacggtggTGCGGCTGAAGCTGCGGGACTGGGTGGGGATGGGGGGCCGCGAGGAGATGAGGGACGAGGAGGCGCTGCAGGAGTTCTGGCAGAGGTACAGCAGCGCGGGCGTGGAGAGGGTGGCGTACGTGGAGAAGACGGTGGAGGACGGGGAAGGGACGGCGTCGGTGGTGCGCGCCATGAGCGACAAGTTCGACCTGCTCGTGGTTGGtaggagagagggcggcggcgacggcgcggaggggtcgtcggcggcggcgctgacgaGCGGGCTGTCGGAGTGGAGCGAGTGCCCGGAGCTGGGAGTGCTGGGCGACATGCTTGCCTCCGCCGACTTCGCGGCCAAGGTCTCTATCCTCGTCGTCCAGCAGCAGGCCGCCACCAGGAACGACGACGATTACTGA